The following coding sequences lie in one Mus musculus strain C57BL/6J chromosome 11, GRCm38.p6 C57BL/6J genomic window:
- the Cenpx gene encoding centromere protein X isoform 3 (isoform 3 is encoded by transcript variant 3) codes for MAHLWCSHGIPRPLDSPSHLHLTNYHQPFSSQAIPDAWPICRHHLELVSRLLHLHFRDCKTKVSGDALQLMAEFLRIFVLEAAVRGVWQAQAEDLDVVEVDQLEKVLPQLLLDF; via the exons ATGGCTCACCTTTGGTGCTCTCACGGGATTCCTAGGCCTCTGGATTCTCCCTCTCATCTCCACCTCACAAACTACCACCAACCTTTCAGTTCTCAAGCCATTCCAGATGCCTGGCCAATCTGCCGCCACCACCTG GAACTGGTGAGCAGACTACTCCATTTGCACTTCAGGGATTGCAAGACCAAAG tCAGCGGGGATGCACTGCAGCTCATGGCGGAGTTCCTGAGGATCTTCGTACTAG AGGCTGCTGTCCGTGGGGTCTGGCAGGCCCAGGCAGAAGACCTGGATGTTGTGGAAGTGGATCAGCTGGAGAAAGTGCTCCCTCAGCTG CTCCTGGACTTCTAG
- the Cenpx gene encoding centromere protein X isoform 2 (isoform 2 is encoded by transcript variant 2): MEGNSGFRKELVSRLLHLHFRDCKTKGLGHQWGGEYVGHREGGCPMTPPPSPFPPVSGDALQLMAEFLRIFVLEAAVRGVWQAQAEDLDVVEVDQLEKVLPQLLLDF, encoded by the exons GAACTGGTGAGCAGACTACTCCATTTGCACTTCAGGGATTGCAAGACCAAAGGTTTGGGGCACCAGTGGGGTGGGGAATATGTGGGGCACAGGGAGGGAGGCTGTCCTATGACACCAccaccctcccccttccctccagtCAGCGGGGATGCACTGCAGCTCATGGCGGAGTTCCTGAGGATCTTCGTACTAG AGGCTGCTGTCCGTGGGGTCTGGCAGGCCCAGGCAGAAGACCTGGATGTTGTGGAAGTGGATCAGCTGGAGAAAGTGCTCCCTCAGCTG CTCCTGGACTTCTAG
- the Cenpx gene encoding centromere protein X isoform X4, whose translation MEGNSGFRKELVSRLLHLHFRDCKTKVSGDALQLMAEFLRIFVLAHFMTFHQRLLSVGSGRPRQKTWMLWKWISWRKCSLSCSWTSRVPSCGLQGLVNPHQHQLLSSPASGGWEDPSSCYLQESLQDRCRER comes from the exons GAACTGGTGAGCAGACTACTCCATTTGCACTTCAGGGATTGCAAGACCAAAG tCAGCGGGGATGCACTGCAGCTCATGGCGGAGTTCCTGAGGATCTTCGTACTAG CTCACTTCATGACATTCCACCAGAGGCTGCTGTCCGTGGGGTCTGGCAGGCCCAGGCAGAAGACCTGGATGTTGTGGAAGTGGATCAGCTGGAGAAAGTGCTCCCTCAGCTG CTCCTGGACTTCTAGAGTTCCCTCCTGTGGCCTGCAAGGTCTAGTGAATCCACACCAGCATCAACTCCTGAGCTCTCCAGCTTCAGGAGGATGGGAAGATCCCAGCAGCTGTTACCTCCAAGAGTCCTTGCAAGACAGGTGCAGGGAAAGGTGA
- the Cenpx gene encoding centromere protein X isoform X1 has translation MAHLWCSHGIPRPLDSPSHLHLTNYHQPFSSQAIPDAWPICRHHLELVSRLLHLHFRDCKTKVSGDALQLMAEFLRIFVLAHFMTFHQRLLSVGSGRPRQKTWMLWKWISWRKCSLSCSWTSRVPSCGLQGLVNPHQHQLLSSPASGGWEDPSSCYLQESLQDRCRER, from the exons ATGGCTCACCTTTGGTGCTCTCACGGGATTCCTAGGCCTCTGGATTCTCCCTCTCATCTCCACCTCACAAACTACCACCAACCTTTCAGTTCTCAAGCCATTCCAGATGCCTGGCCAATCTGCCGCCACCACCTG GAACTGGTGAGCAGACTACTCCATTTGCACTTCAGGGATTGCAAGACCAAAG tCAGCGGGGATGCACTGCAGCTCATGGCGGAGTTCCTGAGGATCTTCGTACTAG CTCACTTCATGACATTCCACCAGAGGCTGCTGTCCGTGGGGTCTGGCAGGCCCAGGCAGAAGACCTGGATGTTGTGGAAGTGGATCAGCTGGAGAAAGTGCTCCCTCAGCTG CTCCTGGACTTCTAGAGTTCCCTCCTGTGGCCTGCAAGGTCTAGTGAATCCACACCAGCATCAACTCCTGAGCTCTCCAGCTTCAGGAGGATGGGAAGATCCCAGCAGCTGTTACCTCCAAGAGTCCTTGCAAGACAGGTGCAGGGAAAGGTGA